One segment of Dolichospermum sp. DET69 DNA contains the following:
- a CDS encoding type II toxin-antitoxin system VapC family toxin produces MGYLLDTCVVSDFVKGEQNTLKQLKSISPTDIFISSLTVMEVKYGLAINPQKAIKIQPLIEPFLTSITILPFNSQEAEKAAEIRGILKIAGSLIGAYDVLIAATTLSHNYIIVTSNVREFQRVPNLQIENWRRCE; encoded by the coding sequence ATGGGTTATCTACTGGATACTTGCGTAGTTAGTGATTTTGTCAAGGGAGAACAAAATACATTAAAGCAACTCAAATCAATTTCTCCTACTGATATTTTTATTTCATCTTTAACCGTGATGGAAGTAAAATATGGATTAGCAATTAATCCTCAAAAAGCCATTAAAATTCAGCCGTTAATTGAACCATTTTTAACTTCAATTACAATCTTACCTTTTAACTCACAAGAAGCAGAAAAAGCGGCAGAAATTAGAGGTATTCTGAAAATTGCAGGTTCTCTTATTGGTGCTTATGATGTACTCATTGCAGCAACCACATTAAGCCATAATTACATTATTGTTACATCCAATGTTAGAGAATTTCAAAGAGTACCTAATTTACAAATAGAGAATTGGCGACGTTGTGAATAA
- a CDS encoding PIN domain-containing protein, with product MVSLCKIKVPPKTEIAEQALLFQQLVNLSSKDALHLACAVSIQADFFLTCDDSLRKQAQKLELEIAIMNPIDYIRNNENYGNQ from the coding sequence ATGGTGAGTTTGTGTAAAATAAAAGTACCTCCAAAAACTGAAATAGCAGAACAAGCTCTTTTGTTCCAGCAGTTAGTTAATCTATCCAGCAAAGATGCTCTACACTTAGCTTGTGCGGTTTCTATTCAAGCCGATTTTTTCTTAACTTGTGATGATAGTCTCAGGAAACAAGCTCAGAAATTAGAGTTAGAAATAGCCATCATGAACCCAATTGATTATATTAGGAATAACGAAAACTATGGAAATCAATAA